A section of the Macadamia integrifolia cultivar HAES 741 chromosome 9, SCU_Mint_v3, whole genome shotgun sequence genome encodes:
- the LOC122088059 gene encoding cation-chloride cotransporter 1-like — MENGEIENADEELPSPSGRKYRPVVAHDRAVLQMSSIDTESSSSSSSQLPNPDGPLKKVKVNLQSNMGSDAKQGTSPSHARGESKLELFGFDSLVNILGLKSMTGEQIPAPSSLREREDVSIRIGQPKVFQFSLACYHGFEFVEMITRMQIMVLYLLYGLFLIHGLS; from the exons ATGGAGAATGGTGAGATTGAGAACGCAGACGAGGAATTGCCTTCGCCAAGCGGACGAAAATACAGACCAGTCGTTGCTCATGATCGAGCTGTTCTCCAGATGTCTTCAATAGACAccgaatcttcttcttcttcttcttctcaattgCCTAATCCTGATGGTCCATTGAA GAAAGTTAAAGTAAACTTGCAATCAAACATGGGTTCTGATGCGAAACAGGGGACATCTCCTTCTCATGCACGTGGGGAATCCAAATTGGaattgtttggttttgattctctTGTCAATATTCTTGGTCTTAAAAG TATGACAGGAGAACAAATTCCAGCACCTTCCAGTCTTAGAGAAAGGGAGGATGTTTCTATCAGGATTGGACAGCCAAAGGTATTCCAATTCTCTTTAGCATGTTACCATGGGTTTGAGTTTGTAGAGATGATTACAAGGATGCAAATTATGGTTTTGTATTTATTGTATGGATTGTTCTTGATCCACGGACTGAGCTGA